GCGACTGATTTTACTCTTCCAGCCTGCCATGATACCCCGCCTTTGTGCGGGGTTTTCTTTTTCTTTCTAAGTTGATTGTCACCGAAACCCGTTGCGATTTGATTGATTGACAGATTGGGTCATTTGTCCTAAATCTCAAATAGGGCAATTGTCCTAGTCGAGTTTCAAGCACCCATCATTCAGGTTGAACAGACATGATCGTGGAACAGGGCACGCGCGAACGGATTGTCGAAGCTGCGGATCAGCTGTTTTATCAACAGGGGTTCGAGCCGACCTCCTTTGCAGATATCGCAGCCGAGGTCGGCATATCGCGTGGCAATTTCTATTATCACTTCAAAACCAAGGACGAGATTCTTGATGCCGTGATCAATCGGCGTCTGACCAATACCGAACAGATGCTTGATCACTGGGAAGCCACCGGAGAAAACCCGGTCGCCCGCATTCGAAGTTTCATTCATATTCTGATCGTCAACGGGGAAAAAATCCGACGTTACGGATGCCCGGTCGGAACACTTTCTGCCGAACTGGCAAAGCTCAATCATGCTGCGCAAAGTGACGCGGCGGGACTTTTTACCCTTTTCCGCGTCTGGCTAGGTCGGCAGTTCACACGACTTGGCTTTGCCGAACGATCAGACGGTATGGCGATGCATTTGCTTGCGCGCAGTCAGGGTGTGGCGGCGCTTGCCAATGCGTTTGGTGATGAAAAATTCGTCCAGTACGAAGTCGATCAGATGTGTGACTGGCTGGATGGACAGATGCGGTCGCTTCGTACCCGGAACAACCATGCAGCAACCAAATGATCAGGGATAATAACGATGTTCACCATTTTACTGACGTTTTCGGAGAATCGATCGAAGGCATCGCAGTTTATGGAGGGCCATAAACGATGGATCAGCCAGGGGTTTGATGAGGGCGTGTTTCTGGTGGTCGGCAATCTCCAACCCAGTCGGGGAGGGGGAATTCTTGCGCACAATACGACCATGGAAGAGTTAACGGAACGTCTGAATGCCGACCCGTTTGTTATCGAAAAAATCGTCGAGGCCGAAATCATTGAAATCACCCCGGCCAGAATGGATGAACGTTTGGAATTCCTGAAGGCGTGATATCTCCGGGACTAAGAAAAGAGGGGGCAGTATGGGAACCACAACGATCAGCGCAGACGGCAAAACACGCTGTAAATGGTGTGATGCAGCACCAGAATTTGATGTCTATCACGATACGGAATGGGGCTTTCCTGTTGGTGATGATCGCCGGTTATTTGAAAAGATCTGTCTGGAGGGTTTTCAGTCCGGCCTTAGTTGGCGTACGATTCTGACCAAACGCGAGAATTTCCGCACCGTATTCCATAACTTCGATTTTGATCTTGTTGCTGAGTTTACAGGTCGTGATGTTGAGCGGCTGCTTCGGGATGCGGGCATTATTCGCCACCGTGGCAAGATCGAAGCCGTCATCAACAATGCCAAACGTGCGCGCGAAATGGTGGCACTAGAAGGATCGCTTGCCGCTTACTTTTGGCAGTTCGAGCCAAGGGAGGATTCTGTTGCAAAGCCGCAGACTGCATCCATGTCTGAAATTTCGGTCGCACTTTCAAAGGATCTGAAAAAACGGGGTTGGAAGTTTGTTGGCCCAACGACCGTCTATGCCTTTATGCAGGCAATGGGCTTGATTAACGATCATGCAGAAGGATGCTTTATGCGACCGGTAATCGATGCTGCGCGCCGGGAATTTGAACGGCCGTGATTTTAGAGAAGGTGGCGATGCCAGACCTAGGGTCAGGAGCGGATCGGGGATCGGGATATTGGTCCAGCATCGCCTTGACCCAACAATGCCAAATGAAATTCATTTGGTGAAATCGAATGTAAATTTAAATTCGATAGAAAAAATCTATTACTATTGATTCTTTAGCGGAAGCCGACAACTTCACATTATGACCCGGAGCTGCACGCAAAACGTTGCGCCATCCGGCCCTGTCGCGCTCAGGCGAAGGTCCCCTTCATGGGCCAGGATCATTTCCCTTGCGATGGCAAGGCCAAGACCGGTTCCGCCTTTCCTGCCGGTTGCGGCGAACGGGACAAACAGATTTTTGATTGCCTTTTCAGGTAAGCCGGGCCCGTTATCTATGATCAGGATTTCAGCAAACGCGTCCTCTTTATTCTGATCATTTGCAGGTGCCAGTTTGACGGTCACCTCAGTTGCCCCGGCATCTAACGGATTGCGGATCAGGTTGCTGAAGGCACGAAAAAGCTGATCATAATCGGCTTCAATCATCAGTTCCGGCGGCAGCTCGATATGGATTTTGGCCTTGCAGGGCTCCTTGGCCGTATCGAGGCTTTCCGGCGCCAGAAGACTTTCACCACCATTCTGCAACAGCACCTGATCGCGCACTTCCTCGATCAATTCGATCAGGGTAAATCGCGCGATATCAAGTGTTGGTGGTGCTTCACGGGCAAAAGACAGCGTTTGTTCGCTGATATAAACCGCACGCTCCATCGATGATAACAGGCGGGGGACGACGGCACGGACTTCCTGATCCTCGCTTTGGGCAAGCTTCTCGGTCATCAGCATTGAGGTTGCCAATGCATTGCGCAGGTCGTGGCTGATTTTTGTTGCCGCGGTTCCAAGAGCCGCAAGACGACGACGTTGGTTTAACATTGCCTGCAAATCGTGCTGCATATTGGCCAGTTCGTGCCGGGCGATGCCAATTTCATCGTCACGATCGTCTGGCACGATGACTGATCCCTGATCCTGCGGATTTTCGCGAAAACGGATCATGTCGCTGGTTAATGTTCGCATCGGCCGGACCAGAAGCCGGTTCAACGCAAAATAAACCAGCCCGGCGGTAAAGAAAGAGATCACCAGCGATAACCCCATCACCCGCCAGCCGAAATTGCGCATGTCTTCTGCCAGACCGTGTTCATGAACCAGTATTTCGATTTCGAAGTCCGGTGCCATGGATGGCATGCCAACCACACGCAACATACGATCATGCGGCTGGGTCAGGGTCGAAAGACCTTCATACAATGCCATCAGGATGGAAAAGGTCGTCAGATCGACGTCATGATCGACCTTTGCGGGCATATCATCGCGCTGAAGCAGCAATTTGCGATCATCACGGCGTAAAATAACCGCTTCTATCCCGGCATTGGACAACAGTTCCTTTTCCAGATCATCGGGGATCATCTGATCGGGTGTGGCTTCCAGTGCCAGTGCCGCCAGGTAACCGGAATCAAGGTGCGCCTTAAGCCAGTCGACCCGATATCGGGCAACAGACGGTGCAAAGACGAAAATTTCGGCAAGCATCACAAACCCCACAGTCAGCACGAGCAAACGTGCCGACAGCGATTTGGCCCATGGGGGCAGTTTGAGATGTGGGCGTTCCATGACAAATGTTAGCCAGAGACGGGGAAAAATGTACAGTGTTTCAGAAGCTTGTCCCCACTTTGACCGTCCTAGCCGAATTTCAGCAGGAAGCGGACGAGCTTGCGAGTCTTTTCGCTAAACAGGCTGGGTGTGTACCACGCCCCGGCAACGCGTTTGGACAATTCGCCAAGAGTCGGATAAGGCGCGATCATTCCGGCAATCGCCCCGATTTTCATTTTCTGGGATATGGCCAGCGACCAGAGGCCGATAAGTTCCCCGGCTTGGTGACCAACAATACCGGCACCAAGGATTTTACCGCGTGTTGTGGTCACGATTTTGATAAAGCCTTTGGTTCGGGCTTCGGCCCGTGCGCGATCATTTTCCGCGTATTGCCAGGTAACGACCCTGATTGCATCGCCAAATTTTTCGCGTGCGGCGGTTTCGCTTAAACCGACCTGTGCCAATTCCGGATTGGTATAAGTCACCCATGGAACCGCTTTGTGATCGACTTTGGCTGGCAGGCGGAACAAGGCGTTACGAATCACAATGCCAGCATCGTAACCCGCCATATGGGTAAATTGCAGACCACCTGTGACATCGCCAATGGCAAAGATTTTGGAATTGCTGGTGCGTAATCGTTTGTCGACGTTGATCCCGCGCGCGCTGTATGTCACCCCGGCCGCGTCGAGGCCAAGATCATCGATAGTCGGTTTTCGTCCTGTCGCAATCAGAAGGTGGCTGCCTTCGATGGTGATATCTGCACCGTCATGCTCGATGATAACGCGTATCTGATCGCCATGTGTCTCCACCCGCTTGGTTTTGACCTTTTCATACAGGCTTATGCCAGAAGACTCGATCATATCGCGAACCACAGCCACAAGATCGGGATCGTCCTTTGGCAGGATCGTTGCCATTTCGATTACGGTGACTTTTGCGCCAAGCTGCTGGTGTGCCTGTGCCATTTCAAGGCCGATGGGGCCACCGCCAATGATGATCAGGTGATCAGGGCAAATCCGGTTTTCAAAGATGGTTTCGTTGGTAAAATACGGGACGGCGTCAATCCCGTCGATTGGTGGAACGGCTGCACGTGACCCGGTCGCAATCACAAACCGTTTGGCGTGAATGCGTTTGCCGTCGGCGATGACCTCGTTCGGGCCGGTAAAATGTGCTTTGGCCTCGATAACCCGACAGCCGAGTTTTTCAAATCTTTCAACCGAGTCATGCGGTGCAATACCAGCGATGACAGAATGGACATGATCCATGGCGCGCGCAAAGTCGATTGCCAACGGGCCGGTGTCGATACCAAATTGAAATGCTGTCCGGGCATTCTCGGCCGCGTGTGCCGCAGCCAGCAATGCCTTGGACGGAACGCAACCGGTATTCAGGCAGTCGCCGCCCATCTTGCCCTTTTCTATCAGGACAACATCGGCACCCATCTGGACCGCGCCGGCAGCAACCGAAAGCCCGCCTGATCCGGCGCCAATGATACAGATGTCTGTTTTGATTATGTCGCTCATCGGGTGTTTGCCCCGCTATCGCGGTTACGGAATTTTTTATAGGCCACCGGGATCATTGCCAGCACAGCCAGGCCGATGATCGGGGTTAGAATGCGGGGTTCAAAAATAATGCCAAGATCGGGAGTCTTGCCCTGATCAAACAGTGCACCCAAACCATCCCCGATTGAAACATACACAAAGGTGCCCGGGATAATTCCAACCGCCGTACCCACAACAAATGACCGAAATTTTACCCCCAGCAGAGCCGGGACCAGATTAACCAGCCAGAACGGAAATAACGGTACAAGCCGCAGGACCATAAGGTAGCTGAATGCGTTTTCGGCAAAGCCAGCTTCCATTTTACGGATTGCACTTCCGGCCTTGGCACGCATGAGGTCATAAAAGGCATAGCGCGCGGCAAGATAAACGACTGTTGCGCCAATGGTCGCGGCAATCACGACATAACCCGTGCCCAGCCACGCTCCGAACAGAAACCCGCCAACAATGGTCAGTATCGACCCCACCGGAAGCGACAGGGCAACGGCAATGGCGTAGCCCGCCATAAAGGTAGCAACGCTCAGAACCGGATTATCTGCGACAAAATTCTGCAAAATATCGCGATTTTCGCGCAGGGTTTCGAACGATAAATAATCCACCGCACCAAATAGCCACGCGAGCACCAATCCGGCAAACAGGATCGAGACCGGCAGAAATTTGCGCCAAAGTGGCGTTCTGACGCTGGTGGCTTGCCCGGACTTGAAATGATCTTTGGTCGTGTGCTCTGACGTCATTGAATGTGTCTTGGTCATTGATTTTACTGTCTTAACCGCCTCTCTGAGGGAAGCGGCTTTTAAAGGATTGCATGTCTTGGCCGAACAATAGAGCGAAAAAGCACGAGATGCTTATGAACTGCTTTCACCATTGCGTGAGGCCACCAGGAAACTCCCATATGGATTCAAAGACGGACAGGTATGATTGTCGGGTGCGTGATGCTTGACGTCGGGGAAACCAAGTCGTATCGTCGGGTTTCTTCGTGGGATTTGTCGACCGGCTTGCGACCACGTAAAAAATCGCTAAAGAGGGTAATCGTGGCTTCGGCCCTGACCCATCGTGCCGGTCAGGGTTTTTTTGTGTCCGGGTCATCCCAATATGACCGGGCATATAGGAGCAAGACGATGACAACCGAAAAAAAGGCTTCTGATAAATGGCGTGCGGCTACCCGTGCAGTTCGCGGCGGCACGGCGCGTAGCGGGTTTAATGAAACCTCCGAAGCCATTTTTATGAATTCCGGCTATGTCTATGACAGTGCTGCCGAGGCTGAAGCATCTTTTGATGGTACCGGCCCGGAACGCTTTGTGTATTCGCGTTTTGCCAACCCGACGGTGGGGATGTTCGAAGAACGTCTGGCGCTGCTCGAAGGTGCCGCATATTGCCGTGCAACCGCATCTGGCATGTCTGCGGTTTGGAATGCCCTGATCGCGTGCACAAAGGCAGGCGGCCGTGTTGTTGGTTCGCGGGCACTTTTCGGTTCGTGCGAGTTTATCCTGACGACCCTTTTGCCCCGGTTCGGGGTTGAAACCGAACTGGTGGACGGCACAGACCATGCTGCGTGGGAAAAGGCA
The Thalassospira xiamenensis M-5 = DSM 17429 DNA segment above includes these coding regions:
- a CDS encoding TetR/AcrR family transcriptional regulator; translation: MIVEQGTRERIVEAADQLFYQQGFEPTSFADIAAEVGISRGNFYYHFKTKDEILDAVINRRLTNTEQMLDHWEATGENPVARIRSFIHILIVNGEKIRRYGCPVGTLSAELAKLNHAAQSDAAGLFTLFRVWLGRQFTRLGFAERSDGMAMHLLARSQGVAALANAFGDEKFVQYEVDQMCDWLDGQMRSLRTRNNHAATK
- a CDS encoding YciI family protein gives rise to the protein MFTILLTFSENRSKASQFMEGHKRWISQGFDEGVFLVVGNLQPSRGGGILAHNTTMEELTERLNADPFVIEKIVEAEIIEITPARMDERLEFLKA
- a CDS encoding DNA-3-methyladenine glycosylase I, translating into MGTTTISADGKTRCKWCDAAPEFDVYHDTEWGFPVGDDRRLFEKICLEGFQSGLSWRTILTKRENFRTVFHNFDFDLVAEFTGRDVERLLRDAGIIRHRGKIEAVINNAKRAREMVALEGSLAAYFWQFEPREDSVAKPQTASMSEISVALSKDLKKRGWKFVGPTTVYAFMQAMGLINDHAEGCFMRPVIDAARREFERP
- a CDS encoding sensor histidine kinase; this encodes MERPHLKLPPWAKSLSARLLVLTVGFVMLAEIFVFAPSVARYRVDWLKAHLDSGYLAALALEATPDQMIPDDLEKELLSNAGIEAVILRRDDRKLLLQRDDMPAKVDHDVDLTTFSILMALYEGLSTLTQPHDRMLRVVGMPSMAPDFEIEILVHEHGLAEDMRNFGWRVMGLSLVISFFTAGLVYFALNRLLVRPMRTLTSDMIRFRENPQDQGSVIVPDDRDDEIGIARHELANMQHDLQAMLNQRRRLAALGTAATKISHDLRNALATSMLMTEKLAQSEDQEVRAVVPRLLSSMERAVYISEQTLSFAREAPPTLDIARFTLIELIEEVRDQVLLQNGGESLLAPESLDTAKEPCKAKIHIELPPELMIEADYDQLFRAFSNLIRNPLDAGATEVTVKLAPANDQNKEDAFAEILIIDNGPGLPEKAIKNLFVPFAATGRKGGTGLGLAIAREMILAHEGDLRLSATGPDGATFCVQLRVIM
- a CDS encoding dihydrolipoyl dehydrogenase family protein codes for the protein MSDIIKTDICIIGAGSGGLSVAAGAVQMGADVVLIEKGKMGGDCLNTGCVPSKALLAAAHAAENARTAFQFGIDTGPLAIDFARAMDHVHSVIAGIAPHDSVERFEKLGCRVIEAKAHFTGPNEVIADGKRIHAKRFVIATGSRAAVPPIDGIDAVPYFTNETIFENRICPDHLIIIGGGPIGLEMAQAHQQLGAKVTVIEMATILPKDDPDLVAVVRDMIESSGISLYEKVKTKRVETHGDQIRVIIEHDGADITIEGSHLLIATGRKPTIDDLGLDAAGVTYSARGINVDKRLRTSNSKIFAIGDVTGGLQFTHMAGYDAGIVIRNALFRLPAKVDHKAVPWVTYTNPELAQVGLSETAAREKFGDAIRVVTWQYAENDRARAEARTKGFIKIVTTTRGKILGAGIVGHQAGELIGLWSLAISQKMKIGAIAGMIAPYPTLGELSKRVAGAWYTPSLFSEKTRKLVRFLLKFG
- a CDS encoding TVP38/TMEM64 family protein, whose product is MTKTHSMTSEHTTKDHFKSGQATSVRTPLWRKFLPVSILFAGLVLAWLFGAVDYLSFETLRENRDILQNFVADNPVLSVATFMAGYAIAVALSLPVGSILTIVGGFLFGAWLGTGYVVIAATIGATVVYLAARYAFYDLMRAKAGSAIRKMEAGFAENAFSYLMVLRLVPLFPFWLVNLVPALLGVKFRSFVVGTAVGIIPGTFVYVSIGDGLGALFDQGKTPDLGIIFEPRILTPIIGLAVLAMIPVAYKKFRNRDSGANTR